Proteins found in one Paenibacillus dendritiformis genomic segment:
- a CDS encoding non-ribosomal peptide synthetase yields MNDSIVTAGLSRQDKERLIRQLLQQRQEKRDTMASYGQKALWLLQQAHPDNCAYHMQAAWDLLTPVDEHKLRLSFQSVYDTYSSLRTVFSIEDGEIKRHVRPDGEVDFRVHRLASWGSEAEELFQRCMREPFSLHDGPLFRIFLFYAPDRPPRLLISMHHIIADAWSIVMLLRDFANRYQHGVPVRDRLRESRSYGAFVDWQQRFLQSERAEQDRNYWERTLAEPLPICALVADKVGGGASAYDHRGENCIFRFSESLSQEVIRLSRKLGVTVNTLLLSSFAALLYRYTEQEEVVIGTFVSGRNEAGFEEVFGYLVNTVALRLECSGELPFGKLADSVKRSMLGAMEHQDYPFPLVAERLQPERDAKISPVFQVAFVMERAQSGDGTRSPLFISDDQELTELGGMIWRPVPLGTKDTPFELVLMVEETDAFIHGSFIYRSNLFSAAFMKTMARLYTELVEGVVRNPEERIGTLRLNARSGHGRRLQLPSEPLPHICLHHLLEYQASQRPDSAAVTFMDDTLTYLELEHRANRIAWWLSGKGVRKGQFVGVCLRRSPDMVAAVFAVLKLGAVFVPIDPSYPPQRIAYMANKVEMRVIISTSPIGLGSFGEGIELALLDRDEADIAGQSARPTGLDVGIRDLAYVIFTSGSTGKPKAVMIEHRGIWNMAEAQRQYFNLSDRSKVLQFASFSFDAWVFEVVMAFRSGGTLCMADRDTLMPGAAMARWMREKRISHAVLPPSVLTLIPDADLPELEVVISAGEACTRDIVARWAPGRRFYNAYGPSEATVWVTVKECGSDESIIDLGEAIPNVEVHVFNDYMQPPLPGGIGELYVGGIGLARGYCNDAELTQAKFIAPSAGDGHEPGRLYRTGDVVRCLPDGRLQFVGRRDDQVKVRGVRLHLGEIESHLSERADIANCAVIVAGEAPDQASLVAFVVMKPQSAWEETAVRKFLQERMPGHYIPSRFVVLGDMPLTPNGKVDRKALCSLLAEEAEEAYGMHDAPEDNSFGSDMVEEVMIQIWKQLLGKNQVRPEEQFFEAGGHSLLATRLITAIHDVFGIELPIGTVFAKPALRDMAYEIRRMLQKAEGGTDKADIVPLKLAGDYRAPLTSAQQRMWFLQKLDEDQTAYLLPGTLSLDGPLDVESLEQALQELIRRHDSLRTTIHQEGGIPFSLVREEKAFRLAIKTCTEEEAQQWIREECRRPIRVSDSELYRMTLLRTGECRHYLVLVLHHIITDGWSTGILLNELRQLYAIRVGQSRETLPNPPLTYSDYARWEQEWIGSGSYCKQLQYWAGVLEQPIPPLLLPTDSPRTLASSYRGKQVSLKLPQALSEELKELGQRHNCTLFMTLVTVFNALLYRLSGTSDIAVGVPVANRHHRHLDQVVGLFVNTLLLRLDLSGNPDFNQLLLLARDAAINAYAHQDMPFEKLVEMARPDRDLSRSSMFQVMFNMLNIPPVTAQLSGLTTQIIELDEPDSKCELTLYALEQAEGIQLTMTYASNLFREERATEMLAQFECLCRQIVNDPDWPIERYSLLTERSAAVLPDPSMPLRQARDPLLQPVHLMFRHKAAQCPEAIAVIDSDDAEYTYRDLDERSDRLAAKLIRFARQRRGVIAIYGERSASLIVAMLAVLKSGSAFAVIDPAQPAIRATELLKASKADGIVFLGAERERPGGLLDEWARHVSFCIYGINGDYAADEEDSIRAMLAQLEKGCSLDDPAYMLFTSGTTGAPKGIQCTHEPLANFIRWQVNEFRLDWRDRFSMFSGLGHDPLLRDIFVPLSIGAAICIPDGSRMIIPEYVTEWMERRRITITHVTPAMGMVIAGGGSSGHKRCDLGAWRYAFFGGDVLMPSHIENIRAIAPQVRCLNGYGATETPQIMGIYSVPADPGPSIPIGKGREGVQLLVMDSDLGMKGIGETGEICIRSPYLASGYIGNAEAEQGRPAFVPNPYTAVEHDRIYRTGDLGRYLPDGNVEFIGRQGDFVKIRGYRVELREIQEAILRHSAIADCLTVCQADRDDRIIAYVVPAEKPFDPTGMQLHLRDRLPEYMLPAAYVELDQIPLTRNGKADAARLPEPGAFNFRESRQGTVLPETMLQRQIAEVWKRHLKVEEVGIHDNFFDAGGHSLLLLRVQQGLEAELARPIHVVDLFKYPTISLLAHYLEGNGNGTEAQLGVVVDEQRKSKQRAAQQAQKLRRKGERQ; encoded by the coding sequence ATGAACGATTCGATTGTCACTGCAGGCTTATCCCGCCAGGACAAAGAAAGGCTGATCCGCCAGCTCCTGCAGCAGCGTCAGGAGAAGCGGGATACGATGGCATCTTACGGGCAGAAGGCGCTCTGGCTGCTGCAGCAGGCCCATCCGGACAATTGCGCCTACCATATGCAAGCGGCATGGGATCTGTTAACGCCTGTGGATGAACATAAGCTGCGCTTATCCTTTCAAAGTGTATATGATACGTACAGTTCTTTGCGCACTGTGTTTTCTATAGAAGACGGAGAGATCAAACGTCATGTAAGGCCGGACGGAGAAGTTGATTTTCGGGTGCATCGGCTCGCGTCTTGGGGATCCGAAGCGGAAGAATTGTTCCAGCGCTGCATGCGGGAGCCGTTCTCATTGCATGATGGCCCGCTGTTCCGCATTTTCCTGTTCTATGCTCCCGATCGTCCGCCACGACTATTGATATCAATGCATCACATAATTGCGGACGCATGGTCGATCGTCATGCTGCTGCGCGATTTCGCAAATCGGTACCAGCATGGCGTTCCGGTTCGGGATCGATTGCGGGAGAGCCGCAGCTACGGCGCATTCGTGGATTGGCAGCAGCGTTTTTTGCAGAGTGAGCGTGCAGAACAAGACCGGAACTACTGGGAGCGTACGCTTGCGGAGCCGCTGCCCATCTGCGCGCTGGTCGCGGACAAAGTCGGGGGCGGAGCCTCCGCGTACGATCATAGAGGGGAAAACTGTATCTTCAGGTTCAGTGAATCCTTGTCCCAAGAAGTGATCCGATTAAGCAGGAAGCTCGGTGTTACCGTGAATACGCTGCTGCTATCTTCCTTTGCTGCGCTGCTGTATCGCTATACGGAGCAAGAGGAAGTCGTCATCGGCACGTTCGTCTCCGGAAGGAACGAAGCCGGCTTCGAGGAGGTTTTCGGCTATTTGGTCAACACGGTTGCCCTGCGCCTCGAGTGCTCGGGCGAATTGCCATTTGGGAAGCTCGCGGATTCGGTCAAGCGATCAATGCTGGGGGCAATGGAGCACCAGGATTATCCGTTCCCTTTGGTGGCGGAACGGCTGCAGCCGGAGCGCGATGCCAAGATTTCACCCGTGTTTCAGGTTGCGTTTGTCATGGAACGGGCCCAAAGCGGGGATGGAACTCGCTCTCCGCTATTCATAAGCGATGATCAGGAGCTGACAGAGCTCGGGGGGATGATTTGGCGGCCGGTGCCGCTGGGAACCAAGGATACGCCGTTCGAGCTCGTCTTGATGGTGGAGGAGACGGACGCGTTCATCCATGGTTCTTTCATCTATCGCTCGAATTTGTTCAGTGCTGCCTTCATGAAGACAATGGCGCGCTTGTATACGGAGCTGGTCGAGGGGGTCGTGCGGAATCCGGAGGAGCGGATCGGCACGCTGAGGCTGAATGCGCGATCTGGCCATGGCCGGCGGTTGCAGCTCCCGTCCGAGCCGCTGCCTCACATCTGCTTGCATCATTTGCTCGAATATCAAGCGTCGCAGCGGCCGGACTCGGCGGCCGTTACGTTCATGGACGATACGTTGACCTACCTGGAGCTGGAGCATAGGGCGAATCGCATCGCTTGGTGGCTGTCCGGCAAAGGCGTACGGAAGGGCCAATTTGTAGGAGTGTGCTTGCGTCGTTCGCCGGACATGGTCGCAGCGGTATTTGCCGTCTTGAAGCTCGGCGCGGTCTTTGTGCCGATCGATCCCTCATATCCGCCGCAGCGCATCGCCTATATGGCGAACAAGGTCGAGATGAGGGTCATCATCAGCACTTCCCCGATCGGCCTGGGTTCGTTCGGAGAAGGCATCGAACTGGCGCTGCTCGATCGGGACGAGGCGGACATTGCTGGCCAGAGCGCGAGGCCGACCGGGCTGGACGTCGGAATCCGCGACCTGGCATATGTCATCTTCACGTCCGGATCCACAGGCAAGCCGAAGGCTGTCATGATCGAGCACCGCGGCATATGGAACATGGCAGAGGCGCAGCGTCAATATTTCAATCTTAGCGATAGAAGCAAGGTGCTCCAGTTCGCATCCTTCAGCTTCGATGCCTGGGTGTTTGAGGTCGTGATGGCATTTCGCAGCGGGGGAACGCTGTGCATGGCCGACAGGGATACGCTGATGCCCGGCGCGGCAATGGCACGGTGGATGAGGGAAAAGCGGATTTCTCATGCGGTGCTTCCTCCATCTGTTCTAACCTTGATTCCGGATGCGGACTTGCCGGAATTGGAGGTCGTCATATCGGCGGGCGAAGCGTGCACCCGCGATATCGTGGCACGCTGGGCTCCGGGGAGGCGTTTTTACAACGCATACGGTCCTTCGGAAGCAACCGTCTGGGTAACGGTCAAGGAATGCGGTTCAGATGAATCGATCATCGATCTCGGAGAAGCGATCCCGAATGTGGAGGTGCACGTGTTCAATGACTACATGCAGCCTCCATTGCCTGGGGGCATTGGCGAATTGTACGTCGGCGGAATCGGGCTTGCCCGCGGGTATTGTAACGATGCCGAATTGACGCAGGCCAAATTCATTGCGCCTTCGGCCGGCGATGGACACGAGCCGGGGCGCTTATATCGAACAGGCGATGTGGTAAGATGCCTGCCCGACGGAAGGCTCCAGTTCGTTGGCAGACGGGACGATCAAGTCAAGGTCAGGGGGGTAAGACTTCATCTCGGCGAAATCGAATCCCACTTGTCAGAGCGTGCTGACATTGCCAACTGTGCCGTCATTGTCGCCGGAGAGGCTCCCGATCAGGCTTCGCTCGTCGCTTTTGTCGTCATGAAGCCGCAATCAGCGTGGGAGGAGACGGCTGTAAGGAAATTTCTGCAAGAACGTATGCCGGGCCATTACATTCCGTCCCGCTTTGTGGTACTAGGCGACATGCCTTTGACGCCCAATGGCAAGGTGGATCGCAAAGCATTGTGCTCCTTGCTTGCAGAGGAGGCCGAAGAGGCTTACGGGATGCATGACGCGCCGGAAGATAACAGCTTCGGCAGTGATATGGTCGAAGAAGTGATGATACAAATATGGAAACAATTGCTTGGGAAAAATCAGGTGCGTCCAGAAGAGCAATTCTTCGAGGCTGGCGGCCACTCCTTGCTGGCAACCCGGCTCATCACGGCCATTCATGACGTGTTCGGCATCGAATTGCCGATCGGCACGGTCTTCGCCAAGCCCGCCCTGCGCGATATGGCATACGAAATCCGCCGAATGCTGCAGAAGGCGGAGGGCGGAACGGACAAGGCGGACATCGTTCCGCTGAAGCTGGCCGGGGATTACCGGGCTCCGCTAACGAGCGCCCAGCAGAGAATGTGGTTCCTCCAGAAGCTGGATGAGGATCAGACGGCTTATTTGCTGCCCGGCACGTTGTCTCTTGACGGGCCGCTGGACGTGGAGTCTCTTGAGCAAGCTCTGCAAGAGCTGATTCGCAGGCATGATTCTCTCCGGACGACCATTCATCAAGAGGGAGGTATCCCCTTCTCCTTAGTCAGGGAGGAAAAGGCGTTCCGGCTGGCAATCAAGACATGCACGGAGGAAGAGGCACAGCAATGGATAAGAGAGGAGTGCCGTCGTCCGATTCGGGTGTCGGATAGCGAGCTGTACCGGATGACGCTGCTCCGCACGGGAGAATGCCGCCACTACTTGGTGCTAGTGCTGCACCATATTATCACGGACGGCTGGTCGACAGGCATACTCCTGAACGAGCTTCGGCAGCTCTATGCGATCCGGGTCGGGCAATCCCGAGAGACTTTGCCGAATCCGCCGCTGACGTATTCCGATTATGCCCGCTGGGAGCAAGAATGGATAGGAAGCGGCTCCTATTGCAAGCAGCTTCAATATTGGGCAGGCGTGCTGGAGCAGCCGATTCCGCCCCTGCTGCTGCCGACCGACAGCCCTCGGACGCTTGCGTCGAGCTATCGGGGCAAGCAGGTCAGCTTGAAGCTTCCGCAAGCGCTCAGCGAGGAGTTGAAAGAGCTGGGGCAACGGCACAATTGCACGCTGTTCATGACGCTCGTCACTGTTTTCAATGCGCTGCTGTACCGATTGAGCGGAACCTCCGACATCGCCGTCGGCGTTCCGGTTGCGAACCGCCATCACCGTCATTTGGATCAAGTCGTCGGGTTATTCGTGAACACGCTGCTCCTCCGGCTTGATTTATCCGGCAATCCTGATTTTAACCAGCTGCTGTTGTTAGCGAGGGACGCAGCCATCAATGCTTATGCGCATCAGGACATGCCTTTCGAGAAGCTGGTGGAGATGGCAAGACCGGATCGGGATCTCAGCCGCTCCTCCATGTTCCAGGTCATGTTCAATATGCTTAACATTCCGCCGGTTACGGCTCAGTTGAGCGGACTGACTACGCAGATCATCGAGTTGGACGAGCCCGATTCCAAATGCGAGCTGACGCTGTACGCACTGGAGCAAGCCGAAGGGATTCAACTAACGATGACGTATGCCTCCAACCTGTTCCGGGAGGAAAGGGCAACCGAAATGCTGGCTCAATTCGAATGTCTGTGCCGCCAGATCGTGAATGATCCCGATTGGCCGATTGAGCGGTATTCACTCCTCACCGAACGCTCGGCCGCGGTTCTGCCCGATCCGAGCATGCCGCTAAGGCAGGCTCGCGATCCGCTTCTGCAGCCGGTTCATCTGATGTTCAGGCACAAGGCGGCGCAATGTCCAGAGGCTATTGCGGTCATCGATAGCGATGATGCCGAATACACGTATCGCGATCTGGATGAACGCAGCGACAGACTGGCCGCGAAGTTGATTCGCTTCGCCCGCCAGCGGCGAGGAGTGATAGCCATATACGGTGAGCGAAGCGCGTCTCTTATCGTCGCCATGCTCGCCGTGCTCAAGAGCGGCTCGGCATTTGCGGTGATTGATCCGGCGCAGCCGGCGATCCGCGCGACAGAGTTGCTCAAGGCGTCCAAGGCGGACGGCATCGTCTTTCTCGGCGCGGAGCGGGAGAGACCGGGCGGGTTGCTCGATGAATGGGCAAGGCATGTGTCGTTCTGCATTTACGGCATCAACGGCGATTATGCAGCTGATGAAGAAGACTCCATCCGAGCGATGCTGGCGCAGCTCGAGAAGGGATGCTCCTTGGACGATCCGGCCTATATGCTCTTTACCTCGGGCACGACGGGAGCGCCGAAGGGAATTCAATGCACGCACGAGCCGCTTGCCAACTTCATTCGCTGGCAAGTGAATGAATTCCGGCTTGATTGGCGGGATCGGTTCAGCATGTTCTCCGGCTTGGGACACGATCCATTGCTGCGGGACATATTCGTGCCGCTGTCCATCGGGGCCGCGATCTGCATTCCGGACGGAAGCCGGATGATTATTCCCGAATATGTGACGGAATGGATGGAACGCCGCCGGATAACGATTACCCATGTAACCCCTGCGATGGGCATGGTGATCGCGGGCGGAGGCAGCTCTGGGCATAAGAGGTGCGACCTCGGGGCATGGCGGTATGCCTTTTTTGGCGGTGATGTGCTGATGCCGTCCCACATTGAGAATATCCGGGCGATCGCTCCGCAGGTCCGCTGTCTGAACGGGTATGGGGCGACAGAGACGCCGCAAATTATGGGGATCTATTCCGTTCCCGCGGATCCAGGGCCGTCGATCCCGATCGGCAAAGGGAGAGAAGGCGTGCAATTGCTCGTGATGGATTCGGATCTGGGCATGAAGGGGATTGGAGAAACGGGCGAAATCTGCATTCGCTCGCCTTATCTGGCTTCCGGTTATATCGGGAACGCGGAAGCGGAACAAGGCCGCCCCGCGTTTGTCCCCAATCCTTATACAGCAGTGGAGCATGATCGAATATACAGGACGGGCGACTTAGGGAGGTACTTGCCGGACGGCAACGTTGAATTCATCGGCAGGCAGGGGGACTTTGTCAAAATTCGCGGCTATCGGGTGGAGCTGCGCGAAATTCAAGAGGCGATTCTGCGGCATTCTGCGATCGCCGATTGCTTAACGGTATGCCAAGCGGACAGGGACGACCGGATCATTGCTTATGTGGTTCCGGCCGAGAAGCCGTTCGACCCGACCGGCATGCAGCTTCATCTGAGAGACCGCCTGCCGGAATATATGCTGCCTGCGGCGTATGTGGAGCTGGATCAGATTCCGTTGACCCGCAACGGGAAGGCAGACGCGGCCAGACTGCCCGAGCCTGGGGCATTCAACTTCAGGGAGAGCCGACAGGGCACGGTACTGCCGGAGACGATGCTGCAGCGGCAAATTGCGGAGGTATGGAAGCGCCATTTGAAGGTAGAGGAAGTGGGCATTCACGATAACTTTTTCGATGCGGGCGGCCACTCTCTGCTCCTGCTTCGCGTCCAGCAAGGACTCGAAGCGGAACTGGCAAGGCCGATCCATGTTGTCGATCTGTTCAAATATCCGACCATTTCCTTGTTGGCGCACTATCTCGAAGGAAACGGAAACGGAACGGAGGCGCAACTCGGCGTTGTTGTTGACGAACAGCGCAAAAGCAAGCAGCGAGCCGCGCAACAAGCGCAAAAATTACGGCGAAAGGGGGAGCGTCAATGA
- a CDS encoding type I polyketide synthase, whose translation MDKGQDKRYKDICNWFVQQISALKQISQHEIKAEFPFSRYGLDSKELVSLSGELESFVKRSVDPTLFWDYPSIQAVARHFAFGGEDGHAARDDCGAEQEDAIAVIGMGCRFPKSSSIDEYWHHLRSGENCITEMPELRSSRFAQDGMHRAGIVEEIDLFDNEAFHLSPREAEQMDPQQRMLLEVVWEALEDAGLTNEAMNGSRTGVFVGISSNDYGCGKLSDYERSGIYTVTGNSNCIAANRISYIWNLRGPSMAVDTACSSSLVAVHLACQSLKTGETNMAIAGGVNVILNPAISKAFREAGMLSADGRCKTFDSRADGYVRGEGAGAVILKPLAAALRDRDRIYAVIRGSAVNQDGLSNGLTAPNGQAQEEVLQDAYRIAGLSGEEIDYIEAHGTGTALGDPIEVQAIGRVLSRNRSAASKCYIGSVKTNIGHLEAAAGIAGFIKTVLCLHYREWVPNLNLEEINPYIPLRDLPLQIVRDPVSWSSGSRRSVAGVSSFGFGGTNAHVVLQQYATSLMPPAQTSQQAPPSLHILPLSANSHGSLTRLAADMQRYLQERADASLDDICYTAQQRRTHRAWRAAVLGSNREELALGLERLTSTCASADPSNLVFVFSGQGNQWNGMGLQYLSGDNAFTRTFLECDAIWSKYAGWSLWDELHRGADDAWADRTDAAQPLVFAVQASLLALWRSWGIEPKAVIGHSLGEISAHYAAGVLTLEDAMRIVYWRGTLMQSTKGQGAMVSIRMPLADIEQRLGEYPGVGIAAVNGPSSVVLAGEAHEVERLLRNLPDTVKTHLLSSSFAFHSHFMEPLCDRLQTELGQVRHRLARLRIYSTVTGRMENGLRLGAEHWSDNMRKPVRFADALHAAMLDGYDAFVELGPHPVLTQHVEECGQDGEVKLAAFSMRRGDDGACMPEAAARLYRYGADLDWNAIGSRGQCIAIPTYPWEKRRLWIDDPEALERGTIGAVPDSQTDRASESSRHASSVQHILQAVRDRMETLPLLEEHLQGMFASMLKIIPASDLSLDRPLVMLGMDSIMALQLKHAIEQQFQVSLPIVQFLEGMTTRQAASKLHGILLDARERQSNEERSQIDDLLTSGDMERDLGELSDEDMDRLLLLLTQEKGS comes from the coding sequence ATGGACAAGGGACAGGACAAGCGTTACAAGGACATATGTAATTGGTTCGTGCAGCAAATCAGCGCGCTGAAGCAAATATCGCAACATGAAATCAAGGCCGAATTTCCATTTTCCCGATATGGCCTTGACTCGAAGGAATTGGTGTCTTTATCCGGTGAATTGGAATCGTTCGTTAAGCGTTCCGTTGATCCAACCCTGTTCTGGGACTATCCTTCCATCCAAGCCGTGGCTCGGCATTTTGCGTTCGGAGGGGAGGATGGGCATGCAGCACGAGATGACTGCGGAGCCGAGCAAGAGGACGCGATTGCTGTCATCGGTATGGGCTGCCGATTTCCCAAATCGAGCAGCATCGACGAATATTGGCATCATCTCCGCAGCGGAGAAAATTGCATAACGGAGATGCCCGAGCTGCGCTCGTCACGGTTCGCGCAGGACGGTATGCACCGTGCCGGTATCGTTGAAGAAATCGACCTGTTCGATAATGAAGCCTTCCACTTATCTCCCCGCGAGGCGGAGCAGATGGATCCGCAGCAGCGTATGCTGTTGGAAGTGGTATGGGAGGCGCTCGAGGATGCGGGATTGACGAACGAAGCGATGAACGGCTCGAGGACGGGCGTGTTCGTCGGCATTTCCAGCAACGATTACGGCTGCGGCAAGCTGTCCGATTACGAGCGAAGCGGCATTTATACGGTGACGGGAAATTCCAATTGCATTGCCGCCAATCGAATTTCGTATATATGGAACTTGCGGGGCCCAAGCATGGCCGTGGATACAGCCTGCTCCTCCTCTCTCGTCGCGGTTCATCTGGCTTGCCAAAGTTTGAAAACGGGCGAGACGAATATGGCGATCGCGGGCGGGGTGAACGTGATATTGAATCCGGCCATCAGCAAAGCTTTCCGCGAAGCGGGAATGCTCTCGGCAGACGGCAGGTGCAAAACGTTCGATTCGCGCGCTGACGGTTACGTACGGGGAGAAGGAGCCGGCGCGGTCATCTTGAAGCCGCTGGCTGCTGCCCTTCGCGACCGTGATCGCATATACGCCGTGATCAGGGGGAGTGCCGTCAATCAGGACGGCTTAAGCAACGGCTTAACTGCACCCAATGGTCAGGCCCAGGAAGAGGTGCTGCAGGACGCGTACCGCATCGCGGGCTTATCCGGAGAGGAGATCGACTATATCGAAGCGCACGGGACGGGAACCGCTTTGGGAGATCCGATCGAAGTTCAGGCGATCGGGCGGGTGCTGTCTAGGAATCGCTCCGCTGCGAGCAAGTGCTACATCGGTTCGGTCAAGACCAACATCGGTCATCTGGAGGCGGCTGCCGGCATTGCCGGCTTCATCAAGACCGTGCTTTGCCTGCACTACCGGGAATGGGTTCCGAACTTGAACCTGGAAGAGATCAATCCATACATCCCGCTTCGCGATCTTCCGCTCCAGATCGTGCGGGATCCGGTAAGCTGGTCGTCAGGAAGCAGACGTTCGGTGGCCGGGGTGAGCTCATTCGGCTTCGGCGGAACGAATGCTCACGTGGTGCTGCAGCAGTATGCAACTTCGTTGATGCCGCCGGCGCAGACATCGCAGCAGGCACCTCCTTCATTACATATTCTTCCTTTGTCCGCCAATAGCCACGGCTCCCTGACGCGTCTTGCTGCCGACATGCAACGATACCTGCAGGAGCGCGCTGATGCTTCGTTGGACGATATTTGCTACACGGCGCAGCAGAGACGTACGCACCGTGCCTGGCGCGCAGCCGTTCTCGGGAGCAATCGCGAGGAGCTCGCTCTTGGGTTGGAGAGACTTACTTCGACTTGCGCGAGCGCCGATCCGTCCAATCTTGTGTTCGTCTTCTCCGGCCAAGGCAATCAATGGAACGGAATGGGACTGCAATACTTATCCGGGGATAACGCATTTACACGAACATTCCTGGAATGCGATGCGATATGGAGCAAGTATGCCGGATGGTCGTTGTGGGACGAACTTCACCGCGGAGCTGACGATGCTTGGGCGGATCGCACCGATGCGGCTCAGCCGCTCGTCTTTGCCGTTCAAGCGTCCCTTCTCGCTCTATGGAGAAGCTGGGGAATTGAACCGAAGGCGGTCATCGGGCACAGTCTTGGAGAAATTTCCGCGCACTACGCGGCGGGCGTGCTCACCTTGGAAGATGCGATGCGTATCGTATATTGGCGCGGCACGCTCATGCAATCGACCAAGGGACAAGGTGCCATGGTCTCCATACGCATGCCGCTTGCCGATATCGAGCAGCGCCTCGGCGAATATCCGGGCGTAGGGATAGCGGCGGTGAACGGGCCCTCATCCGTTGTCCTGGCCGGAGAAGCACATGAAGTGGAGCGCTTGCTGAGGAACCTGCCCGATACGGTTAAAACCCATCTCCTTTCAAGCTCGTTTGCCTTTCACAGCCACTTCATGGAGCCGTTATGCGATCGTCTTCAAACCGAGCTTGGCCAGGTTCGCCACCGACTGGCCCGCTTGCGCATCTATTCGACGGTGACGGGGCGGATGGAGAATGGGCTGAGGCTGGGGGCGGAGCATTGGTCTGACAATATGCGCAAGCCTGTTCGATTTGCGGACGCGCTGCATGCGGCCATGCTGGACGGATACGATGCCTTTGTAGAGCTCGGCCCTCATCCGGTCCTCACACAGCATGTAGAAGAATGCGGTCAGGATGGAGAAGTCAAGCTGGCGGCATTCTCGATGCGCAGGGGCGATGACGGAGCATGCATGCCGGAGGCTGCGGCTAGGTTATACCGGTATGGGGCGGATCTGGACTGGAATGCCATCGGCAGCCGGGGACAATGCATTGCCATACCGACCTATCCTTGGGAGAAGAGAAGGCTGTGGATCGACGATCCGGAGGCGTTGGAGAGAGGAACGATTGGAGCGGTGCCCGATTCGCAAACGGACCGGGCGAGTGAAAGCTCTAGACACGCTTCCTCAGTTCAGCATATCCTTCAAGCCGTACGCGATAGAATGGAAACGCTGCCACTGCTCGAGGAGCACTTGCAGGGCATGTTCGCCAGCATGCTGAAGATAATTCCCGCGTCCGACTTGTCCCTGGATCGACCGCTGGTCATGCTCGGGATGGATTCCATAATGGCGCTGCAGCTGAAGCATGCGATCGAACAGCAATTCCAAGTATCTTTGCCGATTGTTCAGTTTTTGGAAGGGATGACTACCCGCCAGGCCGCATCGAAATTGCATGGCATCCTGCTGGATGCCCGGGAGAGGCAGAGCAACGAAGAACGATCGCAAATCGACGATTTGCTGACTTCCGGCGACATGGAGCGAGATCTGGGCGAGTTGTCCGACGAAGACATGGATCGGCTGCTTCTGCTGTTAACGCAAGAGAAGGGGTCATGA